From Thermovenabulum gondwanense, one genomic window encodes:
- the uvrA gene encoding excinuclease ABC subunit UvrA: protein MSKDKIIVKGAREHNLKNIDVEIPRDKLVVITGISGSGKSTLAFDTIYAEGQRRYVESLSAYARQFLGQMEKPDVDYIEGLSPAISIDQKTTSKNPRSTVGTVTEIYDYLRLLFARIGRPHCPKCGREISQQTVDQMVDSIMALPEGTKIQVLAPVVRGRKGEYQKLFEKIKKEGFVRVRVDKVIYETSEDIKLDKNKKHDIEIIVDRLTVKKGIESRLADSIEVALSKAEGLVLIDVVEKEEILFSQNFACPDCGISIEEITPRMFSFNSPYGACPVCSGLGINMEIDPDLVIPDKTKSVAEGAIAPWNSSPDGIYFQMLQAVLEHYGYDVDTPLDKMDEKMINILLFGSDEPIEFTFEGRYSGTRHFKSYFEGVVNNLKRRYQETDSEWSREEIEEYMSTKPCPACNGARLKPESLAVKINGRSIAQVSALSVRDALEFFENLQLTEKERVIAHQILKEIKNRLNFLMDVGLDYLTLDRASGTLSGGEAQRIRLATQIGSRLVGVLYILDEPSIGLHQRDNEKLINTLKGLRDLGNTVIVVEHDEDTMRSADYIIDIGPGAGEKGGRVVAAGLPEEIEKCEESLTGRYLSGKLRIEIPERRRIPDGRWLTLRGCREHNLKNIDVSFPVGLFTCITGVSGSGKSTLVNEILYKALKEKLYNVRANSGAYDSIEGVEFFEKVINVDQSPIGRTPRSNPATYTGVFNDIRDVFAQTVEARMRGYRPGRFSFNVKGGRCEACKGDGIIKIEMHFLADVYVPCEVCKGKRYNRETLEIRYKGKNIADVLDMTVDEALEFFENHPKIKRKLETLRDVGLGYIKLGQPSTTLSGGEAQRVKLATELSRKSNGKTLYILDEPTTGLHPADIIKLLDVLQRLVDGGSTVIVIEHNLDVIKVADYIIDLGPEGGERGGRVIAVGTPEEIAKNENSYTGMFLKKVLEKEAINYSSLKKA from the coding sequence ATGAGCAAAGATAAGATTATAGTAAAAGGTGCAAGAGAACACAACCTGAAAAATATAGATGTGGAAATTCCCAGGGATAAATTGGTGGTGATAACCGGTATTTCCGGATCGGGGAAATCCACCCTTGCCTTTGACACCATTTACGCTGAGGGACAAAGGCGGTACGTGGAATCCCTATCTGCCTATGCCCGGCAGTTTTTGGGCCAGATGGAGAAGCCCGACGTGGACTATATTGAGGGGCTTTCTCCTGCGATCTCCATTGACCAGAAAACGACCAGCAAAAACCCCAGATCCACAGTGGGCACGGTAACGGAAATTTACGATTATTTAAGGCTTTTATTTGCGAGGATCGGCAGGCCTCACTGCCCGAAATGCGGCAGGGAGATATCCCAGCAGACGGTGGACCAGATGGTGGACTCCATAATGGCTCTTCCGGAAGGAACGAAAATACAGGTTTTAGCTCCCGTTGTCAGGGGCAGGAAGGGTGAATACCAGAAACTATTTGAGAAAATTAAAAAGGAAGGATTTGTAAGGGTAAGGGTGGACAAAGTAATATACGAAACCTCGGAGGATATTAAACTTGATAAGAATAAAAAGCACGATATAGAAATAATTGTGGACAGGCTAACAGTAAAAAAAGGTATAGAATCAAGGCTTGCCGATTCGATAGAAGTTGCCCTTTCGAAGGCGGAGGGGCTCGTCTTAATTGATGTGGTGGAAAAAGAAGAGATTCTTTTTTCTCAGAATTTTGCCTGTCCTGACTGTGGTATTAGCATTGAAGAAATAACCCCCAGGATGTTTTCCTTCAACAGCCCCTACGGTGCATGCCCCGTTTGCAGCGGCCTGGGTATAAACATGGAAATTGACCCGGATCTGGTAATACCCGATAAAACAAAATCGGTGGCGGAAGGTGCCATAGCACCGTGGAATTCCAGCCCTGACGGGATATATTTTCAGATGCTTCAAGCGGTTCTCGAGCATTACGGGTACGATGTGGATACTCCCCTTGATAAAATGGATGAAAAGATGATAAATATACTACTTTTCGGTTCCGATGAGCCCATTGAATTCACCTTTGAAGGGAGATATTCGGGTACCCGCCATTTTAAAAGCTATTTTGAAGGGGTTGTTAACAATTTAAAGAGGCGCTACCAGGAAACGGATTCGGAATGGTCCCGGGAAGAAATAGAGGAATATATGAGCACCAAGCCCTGCCCCGCTTGCAACGGAGCACGATTAAAACCCGAAAGCCTGGCGGTAAAAATAAACGGTAGATCCATTGCCCAGGTAAGTGCCCTTTCGGTAAGGGATGCTCTGGAATTCTTTGAGAACCTCCAACTTACGGAAAAGGAAAGGGTAATTGCCCACCAGATCCTTAAGGAAATAAAAAACCGGTTGAATTTCCTGATGGATGTGGGCCTTGATTACCTTACATTGGACAGGGCTTCCGGTACCCTGTCGGGAGGAGAGGCCCAGAGAATAAGGCTTGCCACCCAGATAGGGTCAAGGCTGGTGGGAGTCCTTTATATCTTGGACGAACCGAGCATCGGCCTTCACCAGCGGGATAACGAAAAACTTATAAACACTTTAAAAGGACTACGGGACCTGGGCAATACGGTCATAGTGGTGGAACACGATGAGGACACCATGCGCTCGGCGGATTATATAATTGACATAGGCCCCGGCGCAGGAGAAAAGGGTGGAAGGGTTGTAGCAGCGGGCCTACCGGAGGAAATAGAAAAGTGTGAAGAATCCCTGACGGGGCGGTATTTATCGGGAAAGTTGAGGATTGAAATACCGGAGAGAAGGCGCATCCCCGATGGAAGGTGGCTTACTCTCAGGGGGTGCAGGGAACACAACCTGAAAAACATTGATGTTTCCTTCCCTGTGGGCCTTTTTACCTGCATTACCGGGGTTTCCGGTTCGGGGAAAAGCACCCTTGTTAACGAAATACTCTACAAGGCGTTAAAGGAAAAGCTTTACAACGTGCGGGCCAACTCCGGAGCTTATGATTCCATCGAAGGCGTGGAATTCTTCGAAAAAGTTATAAACGTGGACCAATCCCCGATTGGAAGAACCCCCCGTTCAAACCCGGCCACCTATACGGGAGTTTTCAACGATATAAGAGATGTTTTTGCCCAAACGGTGGAAGCAAGGATGCGGGGTTACAGGCCGGGGAGGTTCAGCTTCAACGTAAAGGGCGGAAGGTGCGAGGCCTGCAAAGGGGACGGCATTATAAAAATTGAAATGCATTTTCTTGCGGATGTTTATGTCCCCTGCGAGGTATGTAAAGGGAAGAGGTACAACCGGGAAACCCTGGAAATAAGGTATAAGGGGAAAAACATTGCCGATGTCCTTGATATGACCGTGGATGAAGCTTTAGAGTTTTTTGAAAACCATCCCAAAATTAAGCGAAAATTAGAAACTTTGCGGGATGTGGGCCTGGGCTATATAAAGCTCGGACAACCTTCCACCACATTGTCCGGAGGAGAAGCCCAGAGGGTAAAGCTTGCTACGGAGCTATCCAGAAAAAGCAACGGCAAGACCCTGTATATTCTGGATGAACCCACCACGGGGCTTCATCCGGCGGATATAATTAAACTACTTGATGTCCTCCAGAGGCTGGTGGACGGTGGAAGCACCGTTATAGTAATCGAGCATAACTTAGATGTGATAAAAGTGGCAGACTATATAATTGACTTGGGTCCCGAAGGCGGGGAAAGGGGCGGGCGGGTAATAGCGGTAGGCACCCCCGAGGAAATAGCAAAAAATGAAAACTCCTATACGGGGATGTTTTTGAAAAAGGTTTTGGAAAAAGAGGCGATAAATTATAGCTCTTTAAAAAAGGCTTGA
- a CDS encoding PIN domain-containing protein, translated as MSDKSDLQFVDTNILVYAHDISAGRKHEIGKKLLKELWETRNGCLSTQVLKEFYVIVTKKVKKPLSPFEASQIISDLGFWKLDIPNVNDILKAIQISNRYKISFWDSLIICSALNLECKIIWSEDLNSGQYFDKLKVVNPFL; from the coding sequence ATGAGCGATAAATCAGATTTACAATTTGTAGATACAAATATATTGGTATACGCTCATGATATCTCCGCAGGCAGAAAACACGAAATCGGTAAAAAATTATTAAAAGAGTTATGGGAAACAAGAAACGGATGTTTAAGTACGCAGGTACTAAAAGAATTTTACGTAATTGTCACAAAAAAGGTGAAAAAGCCTTTGTCACCTTTTGAAGCGTCCCAGATTATATCCGACCTCGGCTTCTGGAAATTAGATATACCAAACGTTAATGACATACTTAAAGCAATTCAGATTTCAAATCGTTATAAGATCTCATTTTGGGATTCTTTGATAATTTGCAGTGCATTAAATCTTGAATGCAAAATAATATGGAGCGAAGATCTAAATTCCGGACAGTATTTTGATAAATTAAAAGTGGTAAATCCTTTTTTATAA
- a CDS encoding CopG family transcriptional regulator, with amino-acid sequence MKKTQNITLSLPRDLLQKIKHIAIDKQTSISGLLTKALEEIVKKEDIYEKAKTHHLTILNNNYELGTKGNPDWSRDDLYER; translated from the coding sequence ATGAAAAAGACCCAAAATATCACGTTATCCTTACCCAGGGATTTATTACAAAAAATTAAACATATAGCAATAGATAAACAAACCTCTATTTCCGGCCTTTTAACAAAAGCTTTGGAAGAAATAGTTAAAAAAGAAGACATATACGAAAAGGCAAAAACACATCATTTGACCATATTAAATAATAATTACGAATTAGGAACAAAAGGAAATCCTGATTGGAGTAGAGATGATTTATATGAGCGATAA
- a CDS encoding HTH domain-containing protein: protein MKEIKMGIIGPADSLEIIKNIVEDFNNNASIYFKPYQNFEELSNIRKFCEENFLDVLLFSGQAPYYWVKERENIEIPMLYIPRNGTCLYRTLFNIQLDKVDFDKVSFDTLSEEDIKEAYKELNIPTKKIYTLAYDKYLPYEQIIDYHIKLVNQGKVIAVATCLQKPYDILRGKGIKTYRIFPTKSIIKETFIKGLLYGESSKFKETQFAIIVVRVEDVLREIYENNNLSYKMQKILLELEKIIIDHSELLEGTMVKFREGEYAIFTTRGSLENIIKDYSSYPLYKDIKENFPYFVTMGVGFGKTAKTARNNAYNALKYSKLNNGNCFIATEDGNIVGPLIPEGSKYMEFITGDLLEIAKKAGISALNLSRIKQALRNLNKNEISSKELSMELNISERSARRILNKLEKKGYAKIVGTNIFLNKGGAKGRPLWVYKVLL, encoded by the coding sequence ATGAAGGAAATTAAAATGGGCATAATCGGTCCTGCAGACTCCCTTGAAATAATAAAAAACATTGTAGAAGACTTCAATAACAATGCATCGATATATTTTAAGCCTTACCAGAACTTTGAGGAATTGTCTAATATAAGAAAATTTTGCGAAGAAAATTTTTTAGATGTTTTATTATTTAGCGGCCAAGCACCATATTACTGGGTGAAAGAGCGTGAAAATATTGAAATTCCAATGCTTTACATTCCAAGAAACGGCACATGTTTGTACAGGACCTTGTTTAACATACAATTAGATAAAGTAGATTTTGATAAAGTAAGTTTTGATACGTTATCGGAAGAAGATATTAAAGAAGCCTATAAAGAATTGAACATTCCCACCAAAAAAATATATACCTTAGCATACGACAAATACTTGCCCTACGAACAAATAATTGATTATCATATTAAATTGGTAAATCAGGGTAAGGTAATAGCGGTGGCCACGTGTTTACAAAAACCTTACGATATATTAAGGGGAAAGGGCATAAAAACCTATAGAATTTTCCCAACCAAATCCATTATTAAGGAAACCTTTATTAAAGGTTTGTTGTACGGAGAAAGCAGCAAATTTAAAGAGACCCAATTTGCCATTATTGTCGTAAGAGTAGAGGATGTGCTGAGGGAAATTTATGAAAATAATAATCTTAGCTACAAAATGCAAAAAATTTTATTGGAACTTGAAAAAATTATAATTGATCATTCAGAACTATTGGAAGGGACGATGGTGAAATTCAGGGAAGGCGAATATGCTATTTTTACCACAAGAGGGAGCTTAGAAAATATTATCAAGGATTATTCCAGTTATCCTTTGTATAAAGATATTAAAGAAAATTTTCCCTATTTTGTTACAATGGGGGTAGGCTTTGGTAAAACAGCAAAAACCGCAAGAAATAATGCTTATAACGCTCTAAAATATTCAAAATTAAATAATGGAAACTGTTTTATTGCTACTGAGGATGGTAATATAGTAGGACCACTGATTCCAGAGGGATCCAAATATATGGAATTTATCACCGGTGATTTACTGGAAATCGCTAAAAAAGCGGGGATATCAGCATTAAATTTAAGCAGAATAAAACAGGCTTTGAGAAATTTAAATAAAAACGAAATTTCTTCTAAAGAATTATCAATGGAATTAAATATATCCGAAAGGAGCGCAAGGAGAATTTTAAATAAATTGGAAAAAAAGGGATATGCAAAGATAGTGGGCACAAACATTTTTTTAAACAAAGGCGGAGCAAAAGGCCGTCCTTTGTGGGTATATAAGGTTTTACTATAA